The following coding sequences lie in one Candidatus Tanganyikabacteria bacterium genomic window:
- a CDS encoding DUF839 domain-containing protein: MMNAQFLAAILAATAAATASETPLPPPEPLERLAPGLSATVLLRAGDRLDDGTTYQPQNDYTGFFPQGEGGRGFLLVGHELRYRSHEGGLGGRFTRLKVAGAKVLRGETWVGGMHNNCAGTQTPWKTILSGEENPHEYLPGKARMALTDRVSPGDTAAEVGWMYEIDPFEPNPARRTVRRQAMGRFSHESAAILGDAVYLTEDAYDGHFFKFVPDRSNDYSRGKLFAYQAGSKSWLPVGDVYNARPEATAAGATPYNRLEDLQVGPDGLIYLAETGNLAKGDTFGRILRFDPATGEMRTYLEGGPDAFAQADNLAFDDRGRLLICEDQFDANVARYGSNEVVRAAGGKVESLLAVRRDGEPSGPSRGPDGLLYLSVMAKANSALLAIRGL; encoded by the coding sequence ATTCTCGCCGCCACGGCCGCCGCCACGGCTTCCGAGACTCCTCTCCCACCGCCCGAGCCCCTCGAACGCCTGGCACCCGGCCTCTCCGCCACGGTGCTGCTCCGGGCCGGCGACAGGCTGGACGACGGCACCACCTACCAGCCCCAGAACGACTACACCGGGTTCTTTCCGCAAGGCGAAGGGGGGCGCGGTTTCCTGCTGGTCGGCCACGAGCTGCGGTATCGGAGCCACGAAGGCGGACTGGGCGGGCGCTTCACGCGCCTCAAGGTAGCGGGCGCCAAGGTCCTGCGCGGCGAGACCTGGGTGGGCGGCATGCACAACAACTGCGCCGGCACCCAGACTCCGTGGAAGACCATACTCTCGGGGGAGGAGAACCCGCACGAGTACCTCCCCGGCAAGGCGCGCATGGCACTCACCGACCGGGTCTCGCCGGGCGACACCGCCGCCGAGGTGGGGTGGATGTACGAGATAGATCCGTTCGAACCCAACCCGGCGCGCCGGACCGTGCGCCGGCAGGCGATGGGCCGCTTCAGCCACGAGAGCGCGGCCATTCTAGGCGACGCGGTCTACCTGACCGAGGACGCCTACGATGGGCATTTCTTCAAGTTCGTCCCGGATCGAAGCAACGACTACTCCCGCGGCAAGCTGTTCGCCTATCAGGCCGGCAGCAAGAGCTGGCTGCCGGTCGGCGACGTCTACAACGCCCGCCCCGAGGCCACCGCCGCCGGCGCCACCCCCTACAACCGCCTGGAGGATCTGCAGGTCGGGCCCGACGGCCTGATCTACCTGGCCGAGACCGGAAATCTGGCCAAGGGCGACACCTTCGGCCGCATCTTGCGGTTCGATCCCGCGACCGGTGAGATGCGGACCTACCTCGAGGGCGGACCGGACGCCTTCGCCCAGGCCGACAACCTCGCGTTCGACGACCGGGGTCGCCTGCTCATCTGCGAGGACCAGTTCGACGCCAACGTCGCGAGGTACGGCTCCAACGAGGTCGTACGCGCGGCCGGGGGCAAGGTCGAGAGCTTGCTGGCCGTGCGCCGCGACGGCGAACCGTCCGGCCCCTCACGGGGCCCCGACGGCCTGCTCTACCTCTCGGTCATGGCCAAGGCCAACAGCGCCCTGCTAGCCATCAGGGGCCTGTAA
- a CDS encoding ATP-dependent DNA helicase RecQ encodes MLALTQPDLAGALRLHFGHAEFREGQTDVIDSLLAGRDTVAVMPTGRGKSLCYQLPALLLPGATVVVSPLVALMKDQTDALAARGIAATFINSSLDPAEQHERISAMEEGAWRLVYVAPERFRQPAFVAAVARARISLFAVDEAHCISDWGHQIRPDYLRLPEAIAACGRPPVLACTATATPEVREDLSLQLGLSDPSVVVSGFDRPNLRYVVRFAPGREAKRAWLMRILGAVPGSQIVYAATRRGVEEVAEFLGRSGVPCAAYHAGLPDEARSAAQDRFMTGAVRVIVATNAFGMGIDKADVRGVVHYDLPGSLEAYYQEAGRAGRDGRTAFCTLLYSAADRKLREFLIDRSDLAGGEAAELDPALVARRRRLDHARLARMVSYAYAERCRRNVILQYFGERKAGACGRCDVCTGQVGSAVQAPPPVPAAPRVAASNPRERRERAVASTLAADPALFEALRARRAEIAKEEAVPAFVVFHDATLLEMAAHKPRTAREFAALKGVGARKLERYGAFFLAVVNRHLGR; translated from the coding sequence ATGCTTGCTCTGACCCAGCCAGACCTGGCCGGCGCATTGCGCCTGCATTTCGGCCACGCGGAGTTCCGCGAGGGCCAGACCGACGTCATCGACTCGCTGCTGGCCGGCCGCGACACCGTAGCCGTCATGCCCACGGGGCGCGGGAAATCGCTTTGCTACCAGTTGCCGGCGCTGCTGCTGCCCGGCGCCACGGTGGTGGTCTCGCCCCTCGTGGCGCTGATGAAGGACCAGACCGACGCCCTGGCGGCGCGAGGCATCGCGGCCACCTTCATCAATTCCTCGCTGGATCCCGCCGAGCAGCACGAGCGCATCAGCGCCATGGAAGAGGGCGCCTGGCGCCTGGTCTACGTCGCGCCGGAGCGCTTCCGCCAGCCGGCATTCGTGGCCGCGGTGGCGCGGGCCCGCATCTCCCTGTTCGCCGTGGACGAGGCGCACTGCATCTCCGACTGGGGCCACCAGATCCGCCCCGACTACCTGCGCCTGCCCGAGGCCATCGCCGCTTGCGGCCGGCCCCCGGTGCTCGCCTGCACCGCGACCGCCACGCCCGAGGTGCGGGAGGATCTCTCCCTGCAACTGGGCCTCTCCGATCCCTCCGTCGTCGTCTCGGGGTTCGACCGCCCCAACCTTCGCTACGTCGTGCGCTTCGCTCCCGGCCGCGAAGCCAAGCGCGCCTGGCTCATGCGCATCCTCGGCGCCGTGCCGGGTTCGCAGATCGTCTACGCCGCCACGCGCCGGGGGGTGGAGGAGGTCGCGGAGTTCCTCGGCCGATCGGGCGTACCGTGCGCGGCCTATCACGCGGGCCTGCCCGACGAGGCGCGGAGCGCCGCCCAGGACAGGTTCATGACCGGGGCGGTGCGGGTCATCGTCGCGACCAACGCCTTCGGCATGGGCATCGACAAGGCCGACGTGCGGGGCGTGGTCCACTACGACCTGCCGGGCTCGCTGGAGGCCTACTACCAGGAAGCCGGGCGGGCCGGCCGCGACGGCCGCACGGCGTTCTGCACGCTCCTTTACAGCGCCGCCGATCGCAAGCTGCGGGAGTTCCTGATCGACCGGAGCGACCTGGCAGGAGGCGAGGCGGCGGAGCTCGATCCGGCCCTGGTGGCGCGGCGGCGCCGGCTCGACCACGCCCGGCTGGCGCGGATGGTGAGCTACGCCTACGCCGAGCGTTGCCGCCGCAACGTCATCCTGCAGTACTTCGGCGAGCGCAAGGCTGGCGCCTGCGGGCGTTGCGACGTGTGCACGGGCCAGGTCGGCAGCGCCGTCCAGGCGCCGCCGCCCGTCCCGGCGGCTCCGCGGGTGGCCGCAAGCAACCCTCGCGAGCGACGCGAGCGAGCCGTGGCTTCCACCCTGGCGGCCGATCCGGCGCTCTTCGAAGCCCTCCGCGCCCGGCGGGCGGAGATCGCCAAGGAGGAGGCCGTACCGGCTTTCGTCGTCTTCCACGACGCCACCCTCCTGGAGATGGCCGCCCACAAGCCGCGCACGGCACGCGAGTTCGCGGCGCTCAAGGGCGTCGGCGCCCGCAAGCTGGAGCGCTACGGCGCGTTCTTCCTCGCGGTGGTCAACCGGCATCTCGGACGATGA
- a CDS encoding aminotransferase class I/II-fold pyridoxal phosphate-dependent enzyme — protein MRVATRVQGFTESVIREMTRLCQQHGGINLAQGFPDFPAPQALKEAACRAVMDDVNQYAITWGARNLREAIAAKAREFNRIPDVDPDRHVTVTCGATEAMMATMLALVEPGDEVVVFEPYYENYGPDAIMSQATLRFVPLELRDGVFRFDPARLAAAFGPRTRCIVVNTPHNPTGKVFDRTELEQMAALCREYDALAVTDEIYEHMVYEGEHVSIASLSGMAERTVTISGLSKTFAVTGWRLGYAIAPPAISDAIRRVHDFLTVGAPAPLQEAAVTALGFGPAYYADLVDRYRERRATMHAILVEAGLPPIMPQGAYYMLADIRRLGMSDLEMARFLVEEVGVAIVPGTSFYADKALGRNFIRFAFPKKPETLAAARARLLNVTALLSAKAI, from the coding sequence ATGCGAGTCGCGACCCGGGTCCAGGGCTTCACCGAATCGGTCATCCGCGAGATGACGCGCCTCTGCCAGCAGCATGGCGGCATAAACCTGGCGCAGGGCTTTCCCGACTTCCCGGCGCCGCAGGCGCTCAAGGAAGCGGCGTGCCGGGCCGTGATGGACGATGTCAACCAGTACGCCATCACATGGGGCGCCCGCAACCTGCGCGAGGCCATCGCCGCCAAGGCCCGGGAGTTCAACCGCATCCCGGACGTGGATCCCGACCGGCACGTGACCGTCACATGCGGGGCCACCGAGGCCATGATGGCCACGATGCTCGCCCTGGTGGAACCGGGCGACGAGGTGGTGGTCTTCGAACCCTACTACGAGAATTACGGGCCCGACGCCATCATGTCCCAGGCCACGCTGCGCTTCGTGCCCCTGGAGTTGCGCGACGGCGTCTTCCGGTTCGATCCCGCGCGCCTGGCGGCGGCATTCGGCCCCCGCACCCGCTGCATCGTGGTCAACACGCCGCACAATCCGACCGGCAAGGTCTTCGACCGTACCGAACTGGAGCAGATGGCCGCGTTGTGCCGCGAATACGACGCCCTCGCCGTCACGGACGAGATCTACGAGCACATGGTCTACGAGGGCGAGCACGTCTCGATCGCGTCCCTGTCGGGCATGGCGGAGCGCACGGTGACCATCTCCGGCCTGTCCAAGACCTTCGCCGTCACGGGGTGGCGCCTCGGGTACGCCATCGCCCCGCCAGCCATCTCGGACGCCATCCGCCGCGTGCACGACTTCCTCACGGTGGGGGCGCCGGCGCCGTTGCAGGAGGCGGCCGTGACGGCCCTCGGCTTTGGTCCGGCCTACTACGCGGACCTGGTGGACCGGTACCGGGAGCGGCGGGCCACGATGCACGCGATCCTCGTGGAGGCCGGCCTGCCGCCGATCATGCCGCAGGGCGCCTACTACATGCTGGCCGACATCCGCCGCCTGGGCATGTCGGACCTCGAGATGGCCCGCTTCCTGGTCGAGGAGGTCGGCGTCGCGATCGTACCCGGCACGAGCTTCTATGCCGACAAGGCCCTCGGCCGCAACTTCATCCGGTTTGCTTTCCCGAAGAAACCCGAGACTCTGGCCGCCGCGCGCGCCAGGTTGCTGAACGTAACGGCATTGTTAAGCGCAAAGGCTATATAA